One Osmerus mordax isolate fOsmMor3 chromosome 16, fOsmMor3.pri, whole genome shotgun sequence genomic window carries:
- the bokb gene encoding bcl-2-related ovarian killer protein homolog B, with translation MEVLRRSSVFAAEAMYGFECLPTDKELMSQSKALCRDYILSRLHLAGLGWSKAELNLHMSSGSLSEVSAVLLCLGDELECMRPSVYKNVARQLNISVSIESMVTDAFLAVAAEIFSTGITWGKVVSLYAVAGALAVDCVQQGQPATVHTIIDSLGQFVRKFLAPWLKKRGGWMDITKCVVKSDPAPEPHWLASSTESFKYLLTTLYVYIMKEQ, from the exons ATGGAGGTGCTGCGTCGCTCCTCTGTATTTGCTGCTGAAGCCATGTACGGGTTTGAGTGCTTACCAACTGACAAAGAGCTGATGTCCCAGTCCAAGGCTCTGTGTAGGGACTATATACTCTCCAGGCTCCATCTGGCTGGACTAGGGTGGTCCAAGGCCGAGCTTAACCTCCACATGTCCAGTGGATCTCTCTCAGAGGTTTCAGCAGTGCTCCTCTGTCTCG GTGACGAGCTGGAATGCATGCGGCCGAGTGTGTACAAGAATGTAGCGAGACAGCTCAACATCTCGGTTTCCATAGAGAGCATGGTGACTGACGCCTTCCTCGCCGTGGCAGCGGAGATCTTCTCCACAG GTATCACGTGGGGCAAAGTGGTGTCTCTGTATGCTGTAGCTGGGGCCCTGGCAGTGGACTGTGTACAGCAGGGCCAACCTGCCACAGTTCACACCATAATTGATAGCCTGGGCCAGTTTGTCCGCAAGTTCCTGGCCCCTTGGTTAAAGAAACGAGGAGGATGG ATGGACATAACAAAATGTGTGGTCAAATCGGATCCCGCCCCTGAACCCCATTGGCTGGCCTCTAGTACAGAGTCCTTCAAGTACCTCCTCACTACATTGTATGTTTATATCATGAAGGAACAATGA
- the thap4 gene encoding THAP domain-containing protein 4, with protein MACPFHHSAELNPAVLALDWLLGTWESDEPGEGSFSSIPPFRYNETLQFSHVGQPVINFTFNASHAENKKPLHRECGFIRLQPGTNRVAFIIAQNSGLVEIEEGELVGQGMTLHTHGLARTSFAKEPHVQQISRVFQLRPDGKLEQTVSMAMEGQPLMQHLHITYRRNS; from the exons ATGGCGTGCCCTTTTCACCACTCAG CGGAGTTGAACCCCGCTGTATTGGCGCTCGACTGGCTGCTTGGAACCTGGGAATCAGATGAGCCCGGAGAGGGCTCTTTTTCTTCAATACCACCTTTCCGGTACAATGAGACTCTGCAGTTCTCTCACGTCGGACAACCGGTTATCAACTTCAC GTTTAATGCCTCACATGCTGAGAACAAAAAACCTCTACACAGGGAATGTGGCTTCATCAGGCTGCAACCAGGCACCAACAGAGTGGCCTTCATCATTGCTCAAAATTCAG GGCTTGTGGAGATAGAGGAAGGGGAGTTGGTGGGGCAGGGGAtgaccctgcacacacatggCCTGGCCAGGACCTCGTTTGCTAAGGAGCCCCATGTGCAGCAG ATTTCCAGAGTGTTCCAGCTTAGACCGGATGGGAAGCTGGAGCAGACGGTTTCCATGGCGATGGAGGGCCAGCCGCTGATGCAGCATTTGCACATAACCTACCGCCGGAATTCTTGA